The following are encoded together in the Pleurocapsa sp. FMAR1 genome:
- a CDS encoding CsbD family protein: MSLEDKAKAAAKNVEGKAKEAMGKVTGDEGTEAEGKAKQGEASAQNAVEDGKDAVKDAVD, from the coding sequence ATGAGTCTTGAAGATAAAGCTAAAGCTGCAGCTAAGAATGTAGAAGGTAAAGCCAAAGAAGCAATGGGTAAAGTTACTGGAGACGAAGGCACTGAAGCAGAAGGTAAAGCCAAACAAGGTGAAGCATCTGCTCAAAACGCTGTTGAAGATGGCAAAGATGCAGTCAAAGATGCAGTTGACTAA